A DNA window from Parabacteroides johnsonii DSM 18315 contains the following coding sequences:
- a CDS encoding type II toxin-antitoxin system RelE/ParE family toxin, protein MYTVETTRQFDKSFKRCMKRNLNPELLWEVIDLLQATGTLPEYYRPHKLSGSYEGLWECHIKGDWLLIWQQNDTKLILIMTDTDTHADLF, encoded by the coding sequence ATGTATACAGTTGAAACGACTCGGCAGTTTGACAAAAGTTTCAAACGCTGTATGAAAAGAAACCTTAACCCTGAATTATTATGGGAAGTTATCGACCTATTGCAAGCAACCGGAACCCTTCCCGAATACTACCGCCCGCATAAACTTAGCGGAAGTTATGAAGGACTATGGGAATGCCATATCAAAGGCGATTGGCTCTTGATATGGCAACAAAACGATACGAAGCTTATCTTGATTATGACCGACACCGACACTCATGCCGACCTGTTCTGA
- the tpiA gene encoding triose-phosphate isomerase: protein MRKNIVAGNWKMNTTLPEGLALAKGLDEALKGKTPNCDVIIGTPFTHLASVAAAIDTNKIGVAAENCADKEKGAYTGEVSAAMVASTGAKYVILGHSERRAYYHETPEILKTKVELALANGLTPIFCIGEVLEEREAGKHFEVVDAQIKGSLFDLSAEDFAKIVLAYEPVWAIGTGKTATSDQAEEIHAHIRATLAAKYGQEIADNCTILYGGSCNAGNAKELFAKPNVDGGLIGGASLAVDKFMPIIEAFDK, encoded by the coding sequence ATGAGAAAGAATATTGTTGCAGGAAACTGGAAGATGAACACTACCCTTCCTGAAGGTCTTGCTTTGGCAAAAGGCTTGGACGAAGCTCTTAAAGGTAAAACTCCTAACTGTGATGTGATCATCGGTACTCCGTTCACTCATTTGGCAAGCGTTGCTGCTGCTATCGACACGAACAAGATCGGTGTTGCTGCTGAAAACTGTGCAGACAAGGAAAAAGGCGCTTACACTGGCGAAGTTTCTGCTGCTATGGTGGCTTCTACAGGTGCAAAATATGTGATCTTGGGCCACTCTGAAAGACGTGCTTATTATCACGAAACTCCGGAAATCCTGAAAACAAAGGTTGAATTGGCTTTGGCTAACGGTCTGACTCCGATCTTCTGTATCGGTGAAGTGCTGGAAGAAAGAGAAGCCGGCAAGCATTTCGAAGTGGTAGATGCTCAGATCAAGGGCTCTTTGTTCGACCTCTCTGCTGAAGACTTCGCTAAGATCGTCCTGGCTTACGAACCGGTTTGGGCTATCGGTACAGGTAAGACTGCTACATCTGACCAGGCTGAAGAAATCCACGCTCATATCCGTGCTACTCTGGCTGCTAAATATGGTCAGGAAATTGCCGACAACTGCACCATCCTTTACGGTGGTAGCTGTAACGCAGGCAACGCTAAGGAACTGTTTGCTAAACCGAACGTAGACGGTGGTCTGATCGGTGGTGCTTCTTTGGCTGTTGACAAGTTCATGCCGATTATCGAAGCGTTTGATAAATAA
- a CDS encoding DUF1599 domain-containing protein yields MADTKEQFERVISQCRELFEKKLKDYGPSWRIMRPQSLTDQIFIKANRIRSLEIKGVSMVDEGIRPEFVAIVNYGVIGLIQLAKGFADTTDISNEEALALYDKYITETKELMYAKNHDYGEAWRGMRISSYTDLILMKLYRTKQIESHGGKTIVSEGIDANYMDMINYALFGLIKLEYGGNS; encoded by the coding sequence ATGGCTGATACGAAGGAACAATTCGAAAGAGTAATATCCCAATGCCGGGAACTGTTTGAAAAGAAGTTGAAAGATTATGGTCCCTCGTGGCGAATCATGCGTCCGCAGTCGCTGACCGACCAGATATTTATTAAGGCAAACCGGATTCGCAGCCTTGAGATAAAAGGTGTGAGCATGGTGGATGAAGGGATCCGGCCGGAGTTTGTCGCAATCGTGAACTATGGGGTTATCGGCTTGATACAATTGGCAAAAGGATTTGCCGATACGACAGATATAAGCAATGAAGAGGCGTTGGCCTTGTATGATAAATACATAACGGAAACCAAAGAGTTGATGTATGCCAAGAATCATGATTATGGTGAGGCATGGCGTGGTATGCGTATCAGTTCCTATACGGATCTGATCCTGATGAAACTTTATCGTACGAAGCAGATCGAGAGCCATGGAGGCAAGACGATCGTGTCCGAAGGTATCGATGCCAACTATATGGATATGATCAACTATGCGTTGTTTGGTTTGATTAAGCTGGAGTATGGAGGGAACAGTTGA
- a CDS encoding BT_3928 family protein — translation MKVENKGGALKILAELCRLLIGVVFIFSGFVKAVDPVGGAIKIGEYLASFGLDMLQPFTVLLSFNLSAIEFALGVCMLLGVYRRYVSFLVLAFMAFMTPLTLYLALFDPVSDCGCFGDALVISNWETFFKNIVLSLAAIVTFIYNQRLFQCFTFRVYWFVALYAYLFGVGFAYYNYNHLPVIDFRPYKVGANIPELMEIPEGAPQDEYKYTFVYEKDGVKKEFSLEDYPANDSSWTFVDSKTELVKKGYQPPVAAFNIYNGEGDDVTEEIIGNPGPVLLLVAPKLEEADDEQMDEINGVYDYALEHDIPFYCVTGSSPEAIDAWSDNTGAEYPFRMADEVLLKTIIRSNPGLVLLKGGTILGKWHYNDIPAEEDVKAVMDRCLDGSKIKSKEDGGLATNLLTFTVPLLLVWMYDLLRFRRKRKEKK, via the coding sequence TTGAAAGTGGAGAATAAGGGAGGCGCTTTGAAGATATTGGCGGAATTGTGCCGTTTACTGATCGGAGTTGTATTTATCTTCTCCGGTTTTGTCAAGGCGGTCGATCCGGTGGGAGGTGCGATCAAGATCGGTGAATACCTGGCTTCCTTCGGACTGGACATGCTGCAACCTTTTACGGTATTGTTGTCTTTCAATCTTTCGGCAATCGAGTTTGCGCTCGGTGTCTGTATGCTGTTGGGAGTGTATCGGCGATATGTCTCTTTCCTTGTCTTGGCGTTTATGGCGTTTATGACGCCACTTACCTTGTATCTGGCTCTTTTCGATCCCGTATCGGATTGCGGTTGTTTCGGAGATGCGCTGGTAATCTCCAATTGGGAGACGTTCTTTAAAAATATCGTACTCTCTCTTGCCGCTATTGTTACGTTTATTTACAACCAGCGTTTATTCCAGTGCTTTACTTTCCGGGTGTATTGGTTTGTCGCTTTGTATGCCTACCTGTTCGGCGTCGGTTTCGCTTATTATAATTACAATCATCTGCCTGTAATCGATTTCCGTCCATATAAGGTCGGTGCGAATATACCGGAGTTGATGGAGATACCCGAAGGGGCTCCGCAGGATGAATATAAGTACACGTTCGTGTATGAAAAAGACGGCGTGAAGAAAGAGTTCTCGCTTGAAGACTATCCGGCAAACGACAGTAGCTGGACATTCGTTGATTCGAAGACGGAATTGGTCAAGAAAGGCTATCAGCCTCCTGTTGCCGCGTTCAATATTTATAATGGAGAGGGCGATGATGTGACGGAAGAAATCATCGGAAATCCCGGTCCTGTTTTGCTACTTGTCGCTCCGAAGTTGGAAGAGGCGGATGATGAACAGATGGATGAGATCAACGGTGTGTATGATTATGCACTCGAACATGATATTCCGTTCTATTGTGTGACGGGCTCTTCGCCTGAGGCGATCGATGCCTGGAGCGACAATACCGGAGCCGAATATCCTTTCCGGATGGCGGACGAAGTACTGCTGAAGACGATTATCCGTTCCAACCCCGGCCTGGTGCTGCTGAAAGGCGGTACGATACTGGGTAAATGGCATTACAACGATATTCCGGCTGAGGAGGATGTCAAGGCGGTTATGGATCGTTGCTTGGACGGGAGCAAGATAAAAAGTAAAGAAGATGGGGGCCTCGCAACCAACCTATTGACTTTTACCGTACCTTTGCTGCTCGTTTGGATGTATGACCTGCTGCGTTTCAGACGCAAACGGAAAGAAAAGAAATAA
- a CDS encoding peptidoglycan DD-metalloendopeptidase family protein, with product MKIRALLFICCTTILVSAVEAKIKEDKGTPKQIVHIKKMDKRVSELMADRVNIRKNMELKELATLSEIEMEEKENLMFPADELYGSNWENRWVDPFRGTAKVNFPDSFAIDCSSFVYPIAIDSMARITSKYGPRRRRMHKGIDLKVLKGDTIRAAFNGKVRIKAFERRGYGYYVVLRHPNGLETIYGHLSKILVEENQIVRAGETIGLGGNTGRSTGSHLHFETRFLGQAINPAEIIDFENGVPHQDTYVFHNIKINGRRSNIYTSSSDRMVYHRVKSGDTLGKIARIYGTSVNELCRLNGLKSTSVLRIGQSIRCSAGAVASAKAGTSKPTASASVKQTVKTTVAADAAAVASINQTSNAGQQEATPVYHRVKSGDTLGAIAAKYGTTVSKLCELNGITKTTILKLGRSLRCS from the coding sequence ATGAAGATACGAGCATTACTGTTTATTTGTTGTACCACTATTCTGGTATCAGCTGTTGAAGCTAAAATAAAAGAAGATAAAGGGACTCCGAAGCAAATCGTTCATATTAAAAAGATGGATAAACGTGTTTCTGAATTGATGGCAGACCGTGTTAATATCCGGAAAAATATGGAACTGAAAGAACTCGCAACCCTCAGCGAGATCGAAATGGAAGAAAAGGAGAACTTGATGTTTCCCGCTGACGAATTGTACGGCTCCAATTGGGAGAACCGTTGGGTCGATCCGTTTCGGGGAACTGCGAAGGTCAATTTCCCGGATTCGTTTGCGATAGACTGTTCCTCCTTTGTCTATCCTATCGCCATTGATTCTATGGCAAGGATCACCTCTAAATATGGGCCTCGTCGCCGTCGTATGCATAAAGGGATAGATTTGAAGGTGTTGAAGGGTGATACGATCCGTGCCGCTTTTAACGGTAAGGTTCGTATTAAGGCTTTCGAACGTCGAGGATATGGCTATTATGTGGTGCTTCGCCATCCGAACGGTTTGGAAACAATCTATGGACATTTATCTAAGATTTTGGTGGAAGAGAACCAGATCGTACGTGCAGGCGAAACGATCGGATTAGGCGGTAACACGGGACGTTCTACCGGTTCCCATCTTCACTTTGAAACCCGCTTTTTAGGACAGGCCATTAATCCGGCTGAAATTATAGATTTCGAAAATGGTGTTCCTCACCAGGATACTTATGTTTTCCATAACATAAAGATTAACGGGCGCAGAAGCAATATCTATACTTCTTCTTCCGACCGGATGGTTTATCACCGTGTGAAGTCAGGTGATACGTTAGGCAAGATTGCCCGGATATATGGAACCAGCGTGAATGAATTGTGCCGTCTGAACGGCCTGAAAAGCACGTCTGTCTTGCGAATCGGACAGTCGATTCGTTGCAGTGCCGGCGCGGTCGCTTCCGCTAAAGCCGGGACATCGAAACCGACCGCTTCTGCGAGCGTAAAGCAAACCGTGAAGACTACGGTTGCGGCTGATGCTGCAGCTGTCGCTTCGATCAACCAGACTTCCAATGCCGGGCAGCAAGAGGCAACTCCGGTTTACCATCGTGTGAAATCAGGTGATACGTTGGGGGCTATTGCTGCTAAATACGGTACGACTGTTTCAAAGCTTTGTGAATTGAATGGCATTACGAAAACGACGATTCTGAAATTGGGCCGTTCACTTCGCTGTTCTTGA
- the recG gene encoding ATP-dependent DNA helicase RecG, translating to MLDLDKRSIMYLPGVGPKKAEILQKEAGISSYEDLLFYFPYKYIDRSRFYKVAEVTGDMPYIQLKGRILFFDTVGEGRTRRLIGKFTDGTGTIDLVWFKGINYVMDKIKTGVDYIVFGKPTEFGHIYNIPHPDIDTLDQADKVANGLTPFYNTSEKMKKSFLNSRAVQNLQYTLLSGLNWTLPETLPPAVLNRIRMMPFPEAIRNVHFPESVDKLRKAQLRLKFDELFFIQLNILRSSNLRKLKLKGIVFPSVGDYFNTFYKEYLPFELTNAQKRVVREIRADMGSGRQMNRLLQGDVGSGKTLVALLSMLLAVDNHCQACMMAPTEILATQHYATVMGFLKDMDIKVALLTGSTKKKERNKILPAIASGEIQIVIGTHALIEETVVFSSLGLAIIDEQHRFGVEQRSRLWTKNSIVPHVLVMTATPIPRTLAMTLYGDLDVSVIDELPPGRKPIQTVHRYDNKKAQLYDFLRKEIGQGRQVYVVYPLIEGSEKLDYKNLEEGFETFKEVFPEYKVCMVHGKMKAADKEAEMQKFISGEAQILMATTVIEVGVNVPNASVMVIESAERFGLSQLHQLRGRVGRGAEQSYCVLVSSYKLSNETRKRLEIMVSSNNGFEIAEADLRLRGHGDLEGTRQSGEGIDLKIANLAADGQILQYARDIAQEVLNEDPDLLSEPNRILNERLKTLFAKKVNWGMIS from the coding sequence TTTTTCGATACGGTAGGCGAGGGGCGTACAAGGAGGTTGATCGGGAAATTTACGGACGGGACGGGGACGATCGATCTGGTTTGGTTCAAAGGAATTAACTATGTTATGGACAAGATCAAGACTGGTGTCGATTATATCGTGTTCGGCAAACCGACTGAGTTCGGGCATATCTATAATATCCCTCATCCGGATATAGACACGCTGGACCAGGCGGATAAGGTAGCCAACGGGCTGACACCGTTCTATAATACGTCCGAGAAGATGAAAAAGTCGTTCCTCAATTCGCGGGCGGTCCAGAATTTGCAGTACACATTGTTAAGCGGTTTGAACTGGACGCTGCCTGAAACACTTCCTCCGGCTGTCTTGAACCGTATCCGCATGATGCCGTTTCCGGAAGCAATACGGAATGTGCATTTTCCGGAATCGGTCGATAAATTACGGAAAGCCCAACTGCGCCTGAAGTTTGACGAGTTGTTTTTCATCCAGCTTAACATTCTTCGTTCTTCCAACCTGCGCAAGCTGAAGTTGAAAGGGATTGTCTTTCCTTCCGTTGGAGATTATTTTAATACGTTTTATAAAGAATATCTGCCTTTCGAGCTGACGAATGCGCAGAAACGCGTTGTCCGTGAGATTCGTGCCGATATGGGAAGCGGACGGCAGATGAACCGCCTTTTGCAGGGAGATGTGGGAAGCGGGAAGACTTTGGTGGCTTTGCTCTCTATGCTGTTGGCGGTCGATAACCATTGTCAGGCTTGTATGATGGCGCCGACGGAGATTCTGGCGACTCAGCATTATGCGACAGTCATGGGCTTTCTGAAAGACATGGATATAAAAGTAGCCCTCCTGACCGGCTCGACGAAAAAGAAGGAGCGGAATAAGATATTGCCGGCTATCGCGAGCGGTGAGATCCAGATCGTGATCGGGACACATGCGCTGATTGAAGAGACAGTCGTCTTTTCCTCTCTCGGTCTGGCGATTATAGACGAACAACACCGTTTCGGGGTGGAACAGCGTTCCCGGTTGTGGACGAAAAATTCGATTGTTCCTCATGTCCTGGTGATGACCGCGACGCCTATTCCCCGTACACTTGCCATGACTTTATACGGTGACTTGGATGTCTCGGTGATCGATGAGTTGCCACCCGGACGTAAACCGATCCAGACCGTGCACCGCTATGATAATAAGAAAGCGCAACTTTACGACTTCCTCCGTAAGGAAATCGGACAGGGTCGACAAGTCTATGTCGTTTATCCTTTGATTGAAGGCAGTGAGAAATTGGATTATAAGAACTTGGAAGAGGGTTTCGAGACATTCAAAGAGGTGTTTCCGGAATATAAAGTATGCATGGTTCACGGAAAGATGAAAGCAGCCGACAAAGAGGCGGAAATGCAGAAGTTTATTTCCGGTGAAGCACAGATATTGATGGCGACGACTGTGATAGAAGTCGGTGTGAACGTACCGAATGCCTCCGTGATGGTTATCGAAAGCGCCGAACGCTTCGGCCTTTCCCAGTTGCATCAGCTTCGCGGCCGGGTGGGACGTGGGGCGGAGCAGTCATATTGCGTACTTGTCTCTTCTTATAAACTGAGCAACGAGACACGCAAGCGCCTGGAAATAATGGTGAGCAGCAACAACGGTTTCGAGATTGCCGAGGCCGATTTGCGTCTGCGGGGGCATGGTGACCTGGAAGGAACGCGCCAGAGCGGAGAGGGGATAGACCTTAAGATCGCGAATCTGGCTGCCGATGGACAAATCCTTCAGTATGCGCGTGATATCGCCCAGGAGGTTTTGAACGAAGATCCCGATTTGTTATCCGAACCTAACCGGATATTGAACGAACGCCTGAAAACTCTCTTTGCTAAGAAGGTAAATTGGGGAATGATCAGCTAA
- a CDS encoding SPOR domain-containing protein, with protein sequence MQRLSCILSLCMLLGASVLSAQTDVDGQAEDIIDALQERVPGKGTVVVRGPDALRNMLGKRLHGEGVEKTDSTAFLKIQGYRTQVFSGNNQRKSKDEAFRKEKEIKELFPDVPTYVTYNAPFWRLRIGDFRSHEEAYHMQRLLMDAFPAYRKEMYIVREEVKIPLN encoded by the coding sequence ATGCAACGACTATCTTGTATCCTATCTTTATGTATGCTGCTTGGTGCATCTGTTTTGTCTGCCCAGACGGATGTCGATGGACAGGCGGAAGACATTATCGACGCCTTGCAGGAGAGAGTTCCCGGAAAAGGAACTGTTGTGGTGCGCGGGCCGGATGCTCTTCGTAATATGCTCGGCAAACGGTTGCATGGCGAAGGGGTAGAAAAGACTGATAGCACGGCCTTTCTGAAAATACAAGGCTATCGTACACAAGTGTTTTCCGGTAATAACCAGCGTAAATCCAAGGATGAGGCTTTCCGGAAAGAAAAAGAAATTAAGGAACTTTTCCCTGATGTCCCGACTTATGTGACGTACAATGCTCCGTTCTGGCGTCTGCGTATCGGTGATTTCCGTTCACACGAAGAGGCTTATCACATGCAACGTCTTCTGATGGATGCATTCCCGGCCTATAGGAAAGAAATGTACATCGTGAGGGAAGAAGTCAAAATCCCATTGAATTGA
- a CDS encoding DUF349 domain-containing protein has product MKDTHEANLPTEENGKLEETKAPETTPENTAEAVVTNETPDAGVAAEETSEAEVKTDEVAAGEETVATTGKLSKEEILEKLTGLVGAAADTTRNEVEALKQAYYKIHRSEVDELKKAFLTAGGEEKDFVAPEDETESKIKELLNVYKEKRAAILAEEERVKAANYALKLQLIDQLKALTESQEDFNKLYNDFKDIQQRWKEVKAVPQEHVSELWKNYQIYSEKFYDIIKINNQFRDYDFKKNLEMKTALCETVEKLQTEPDVVSAFHQLQKLHQQWREIGPVAKELREDLWSRFKAASTIINKRHQEHFEGLKAKEQENLEAKTAICEQIENIDFQALKSFKDWEEKNKEVIALQDKWKTIGFAPKKSNVKIFERFRAACDVYFNRKSEFYKNIKDEMEKNLELKKALCEKAEALKDSTDWKSTTEKMIALQKEWKTIGSVARKHSDAVWKRFISACDYFFEQKNKNASSQKSVEQTNLAAKKALIEKINTLDEADHDEALAVLKGYMAEWNTIGHVPFKEKDKVYKEYHEAVDQQFDRLKVDQNDRKMQTFRSNLSDMSNGERGKGKLYGEREKLMRMYERMKNELQTYENNIGFLSISSKGGGGLLKEMERKIDKLKNEMALIIKKIDAIDENLE; this is encoded by the coding sequence ATGAAGGACACTCACGAAGCTAATTTGCCAACCGAAGAAAACGGCAAATTGGAAGAAACTAAAGCTCCGGAAACAACACCGGAAAACACGGCGGAGGCAGTTGTAACAAACGAAACACCGGACGCCGGAGTTGCAGCAGAAGAAACATCTGAAGCAGAAGTCAAAACAGATGAAGTTGCGGCAGGTGAAGAGACCGTTGCGACCACGGGAAAATTGTCGAAAGAAGAAATTCTGGAGAAACTGACCGGTTTGGTAGGAGCGGCGGCAGACACGACACGCAACGAGGTGGAAGCACTCAAACAGGCTTATTACAAAATCCACCGGAGCGAAGTGGACGAATTGAAGAAAGCATTCCTTACAGCCGGCGGTGAAGAAAAGGATTTTGTCGCCCCCGAAGACGAAACCGAAAGCAAGATCAAAGAACTGCTCAACGTCTACAAAGAAAAACGGGCTGCTATCCTTGCCGAAGAAGAGCGGGTCAAAGCAGCCAATTATGCCTTGAAACTCCAATTGATCGACCAGCTGAAAGCATTGACTGAAAGCCAGGAAGATTTCAACAAACTATATAACGACTTCAAGGACATCCAGCAGAGATGGAAAGAAGTGAAAGCCGTTCCGCAGGAGCATGTCAGCGAACTGTGGAAGAACTATCAGATATACAGCGAGAAGTTCTATGACATCATCAAGATAAATAACCAGTTCCGCGACTACGACTTCAAGAAGAACTTAGAAATGAAAACGGCTCTTTGCGAAACTGTCGAGAAACTGCAAACGGAACCGGATGTCGTATCCGCTTTCCATCAGCTTCAGAAGCTACACCAGCAATGGCGCGAAATCGGCCCGGTAGCGAAAGAACTGCGCGAAGACCTGTGGTCCCGCTTCAAAGCCGCTTCCACGATTATCAACAAACGCCATCAGGAGCATTTCGAAGGACTGAAAGCGAAAGAACAGGAAAACCTGGAAGCCAAGACTGCCATTTGCGAGCAGATAGAAAACATCGATTTCCAGGCTTTGAAATCATTCAAAGACTGGGAAGAAAAGAATAAGGAAGTAATTGCCCTGCAGGACAAATGGAAAACGATCGGCTTCGCCCCGAAAAAATCGAACGTGAAGATATTCGAACGTTTCCGCGCCGCCTGCGACGTTTATTTCAACCGCAAAAGCGAATTCTACAAGAATATAAAGGACGAGATGGAAAAGAATCTCGAACTGAAAAAAGCCTTGTGCGAAAAAGCCGAAGCATTGAAAGACAGTACGGATTGGAAGAGCACAACCGAAAAAATGATCGCCTTGCAAAAAGAATGGAAGACGATCGGCTCGGTAGCCCGCAAACATTCCGATGCCGTCTGGAAACGCTTTATCTCGGCTTGCGACTATTTCTTCGAACAGAAGAACAAGAACGCATCTTCCCAAAAGAGCGTAGAGCAAACGAATTTAGCTGCTAAAAAGGCTCTGATCGAAAAGATCAACACGCTCGACGAAGCCGACCATGATGAAGCACTCGCTGTCCTGAAAGGATATATGGCAGAATGGAACACGATCGGTCATGTTCCTTTCAAAGAGAAAGACAAGGTTTACAAGGAATATCACGAAGCAGTCGACCAACAATTCGACCGTCTCAAGGTTGACCAGAACGACCGTAAGATGCAGACTTTCCGCAGCAACCTCAGCGACATGAGCAACGGCGAACGGGGTAAAGGCAAACTATACGGCGAACGGGAGAAACTGATGCGTATGTACGAACGGATGAAGAACGAACTTCAAACTTACGAAAACAACATCGGGTTCCTGAGCATCTCCTCCAAAGGCGGCGGTGGCCTGCTCAAAGAGATGGAACGCAAGATCGACAAGCTGAAAAACGAGATGGCACTCATCATTAAAAAGATCGATGCCATCGACGAAAACCTCGAATAA
- the folE gene encoding GTP cyclohydrolase I FolE: MSEEINEKTLLAREELAGHYKSIINLLGEEVDREGLLKTPERVAKAMQFLTKGYREDPAAVLRGAMFKEEDYKQMVIVKDIDFFSLCEHHMLPFFGKAHVAYIPKKYITGLSKIPRVVDIFARRLQIQERLTMQIKDCIQETLDPLGVMVVIEAQHMCMQMRGVEKQNSLTTTSDFTGFFQQAKTREEFMNLIKHNR, from the coding sequence ATGAGTGAAGAAATAAACGAGAAGACTTTGCTGGCCCGCGAAGAACTGGCCGGCCATTATAAAAGTATTATCAATCTGCTTGGTGAAGAGGTAGACCGCGAAGGTCTGTTGAAAACGCCCGAACGTGTAGCCAAAGCCATGCAGTTCCTGACCAAAGGCTATCGTGAGGACCCGGCTGCCGTGCTTCGTGGCGCCATGTTCAAGGAAGAAGACTACAAACAGATGGTGATTGTAAAGGATATCGATTTCTTTTCTCTTTGTGAGCATCATATGTTGCCCTTCTTTGGAAAGGCCCATGTTGCCTATATCCCCAAAAAATATATTACGGGGTTGAGCAAGATCCCCCGTGTCGTGGATATCTTCGCCCGCCGTCTTCAGATTCAGGAACGATTGACCATGCAGATCAAAGACTGCATTCAGGAAACGCTCGATCCGTTAGGCGTGATGGTCGTGATCGAGGCACAACATATGTGTATGCAGATGCGTGGTGTCGAGAAGCAAAACTCCCTGACGACAACTTCGGATTTCACCGGATTCTTCCAACAGGCCAAAACGCGTGAAGAATTTATGAATCTGATCAAACATAACCGGTAA
- a CDS encoding DUF6383 domain-containing protein — MVVSTQYKTISGEDLDARNDMFIVKPQAAPASYKSLPKHVRIQAINGDYAAVNAKNQAIAVREGDLRADAYDNLDFIFWLDTAHYDNAAPYTYYITKGVKATEEVAASRLYMWNSVDSAAAKDANKELPYIYGTGANRVMFRTASIMAQDTLLVPTLDAAAKIDTVSVAAGKSADGLKHDVKAGVKNFQFSFEFASKDSENEYNIVCQNNNGKNYVHNINGVLAMGPKEDAVVVNVLNVSAEDEEATGNETITTDGVKVIASEGQVEITGAAGKKVVISNILGQPVANTVLTSDNATIAAPAGVVVVAVEGEAAVKAIVK; from the coding sequence TTGGTTGTCAGCACTCAATACAAGACCATCTCAGGTGAAGATCTGGATGCTCGTAATGACATGTTCATCGTTAAACCGCAGGCAGCTCCTGCCTCTTACAAATCTCTGCCTAAACACGTGCGTATCCAGGCTATCAATGGCGACTATGCTGCTGTTAATGCAAAGAACCAGGCTATCGCAGTTCGTGAAGGCGACTTGAGAGCTGATGCTTATGACAACTTAGACTTTATTTTCTGGTTGGATACTGCTCATTATGACAATGCTGCTCCTTATACTTACTATATCACGAAGGGAGTTAAAGCAACTGAAGAAGTCGCTGCAAGCAGACTGTATATGTGGAATTCTGTAGACTCTGCTGCTGCAAAGGATGCAAACAAAGAACTCCCGTACATCTATGGTACAGGTGCAAACCGCGTTATGTTCCGCACAGCTTCTATCATGGCTCAAGATACATTGTTGGTCCCGACTTTGGATGCTGCAGCCAAGATCGACACAGTTTCTGTTGCAGCCGGTAAATCAGCCGATGGCTTGAAACATGATGTTAAAGCAGGAGTTAAGAACTTCCAGTTTAGTTTCGAATTTGCAAGTAAAGATTCTGAAAATGAATATAATATCGTGTGTCAGAACAACAATGGTAAGAATTATGTTCATAACATCAATGGTGTATTGGCAATGGGTCCGAAAGAGGATGCAGTAGTTGTAAATGTTCTTAATGTTTCAGCAGAAGACGAAGAAGCTACCGGTAACGAAACTATCACAACTGACGGTGTGAAAGTGATCGCATCTGAAGGCCAGGTTGAAATTACCGGAGCTGCTGGTAAGAAGGTTGTTATCAGCAATATCTTAGGCCAGCCAGTTGCAAACACAGTTCTGACTTCCGACAATGCAACGATCGCTGCTCCGGCAGGTGTAGTAGTTGTGGCTGTTGAAGGCGAAGCTGCTGTTAAGGCGATTGTGAAATAA